One Terriglobales bacterium genomic region harbors:
- a CDS encoding PP2C family protein-serine/threonine phosphatase, producing the protein MLSGVFTLFASMGFVQLLITGAKVSIISTVAVICIYGVFAIGYALLSILRKFRWLPVWALIHAFAFWAFYASFHLQIIRDRDTLQKQNSVLGFWAIITMVTAYILFVRFMRREGNRYFRIQTEIELAREIHRSLVPTFERSVKGFEVFGASFASGEVGGDLVDIAEYPQGWISYIADISGHGVSSGVLMAMFKTSIRSRLTNGGSPGELLNEVHRTLYPLKMPNMFVTAGVLQFANGNRVNYSLAGHPPLMRYSRAQRAIVEYQAQNLPLGILSEQRFTAETLQCDPGDILLLLTDGFTEVFDGRGAELGLEPIKRAFEEAVDCPLPEIFEKIRKRSLEFGRQEDDQTMLLVRYTG; encoded by the coding sequence ATGTTGTCGGGAGTCTTTACGCTGTTTGCCAGCATGGGCTTCGTGCAACTCCTGATCACCGGCGCCAAAGTAAGCATTATCTCCACTGTCGCGGTGATTTGCATCTACGGAGTGTTTGCGATCGGATATGCGTTGCTTTCTATCCTGCGAAAGTTTCGATGGTTGCCTGTTTGGGCGCTCATCCATGCATTTGCTTTCTGGGCTTTTTATGCTTCTTTTCATCTGCAAATCATCCGGGACAGAGACACTCTTCAGAAGCAGAACTCTGTCCTGGGATTCTGGGCGATCATCACGATGGTTACCGCTTACATCCTCTTTGTAAGATTCATGCGCCGAGAAGGGAATCGTTACTTTCGAATTCAAACCGAGATCGAATTGGCGCGCGAAATTCATCGATCCCTGGTTCCGACGTTCGAGCGAAGTGTTAAAGGATTCGAGGTGTTCGGCGCTTCGTTCGCAAGCGGAGAAGTAGGCGGTGATCTCGTGGACATTGCCGAATACCCGCAGGGTTGGATCAGCTACATCGCAGATATCTCAGGACACGGAGTGTCGTCAGGTGTGCTGATGGCCATGTTCAAGACCTCCATTCGCAGTCGGCTAACAAACGGAGGCTCGCCCGGAGAGTTACTCAATGAGGTGCATCGGACGCTTTATCCCCTGAAGATGCCCAACATGTTTGTGACCGCAGGAGTCTTGCAATTCGCAAATGGCAACCGCGTGAACTACTCTCTCGCGGGTCATCCCCCGCTGATGCGCTACAGTCGGGCGCAACGCGCCATCGTTGAATACCAGGCACAGAATCTCCCTTTGGGAATCCTCTCGGAACAACGGTTCACGGCCGAAACTCTGCAATGTGATCCAGGTGACATTCTGCTGTTACTTACTGACGGCTTTACAGAAGTATTTGATGGACGCGGTGCCGAATTGGGTCTGGAGCCGATCAAGCGAGCGTTTGAGGAAGCAGTTGATTGTCCTTTGCCGGAGATCTTCGAGAAGATACGTAAGCGCTCGTTAGAGTTCGGCCGTCAGGAGGATGACCAAACGATGCTACTCGTGCGTTATACCGGGTAA